A genomic stretch from Arachis stenosperma cultivar V10309 chromosome 3, arast.V10309.gnm1.PFL2, whole genome shotgun sequence includes:
- the LOC130965871 gene encoding uncharacterized protein LOC130965871, whose amino-acid sequence MDALWDVEDKLKVSTRGAILLLACASFAVLSICAVIIMLKLMMACKNNKIVHEESAVHENVTELKTTTTIRWTESQHCGWISVKRVLMGSVVWSRASKWEERQRGSALLLGVDESGWQSHNSASAVWQRPILKGEKCELPSFSGLILYDEKGRLLRDSHEIQNNGNQTPIQDIIITLAGPLITVAGKVARGSGPDSVLKTEIE is encoded by the exons ATGGATGCTTTGTGGGACGTGGAAGACAAATTGAAGGTTTCAACACGAGGTGCTATCCTCCTACTAGCGTGTGCAAGCTTTGCAGTTTTGAGTATTTGCGCTGTCATTATTATGCTTAAACTGATGATGGCATGCAAGAATAACAAGATTGTTCACGAAGAGAGTGCTGTACATGAAAATGTGACTGAGCTGAAGACTACAACAACTATAAGATGGACAGAGTCACAGCATTGTGGGTGGATTTCGGTGAAGAGAGTGCTGATGGGGTCAGTGGTGTGGAGCAGAGCAAGCAAATGGGAGGAGAGGCAGAGGGGATCTGCACTACTGCTTGGTGTTGATGAAAGTGGATGGCAAAGTCATAACTCAGCATCAGCAGTGTGGCAAAGACCGATCCTAAAAGGGGAGAAGTGTGAGCTACCAAGTTTCAGTGGACTCATTCTCTATGATGAGAAGGGAAGACTGCTTCGTGATTCTCATGAGATCCAAAACAATGGCAACCAGACTCCCATACAG GACATTATTATTACTCTCGCTGGGCCATTGATAACTGTAGCCGGAAAAGTGGCCCGTGGCAGCGGTCCGGATAGCGTCTTAAAAACAGAAATCGAGTAA